A single window of Ananas comosus cultivar F153 linkage group 17, ASM154086v1, whole genome shotgun sequence DNA harbors:
- the LOC109722660 gene encoding ankyrin-3 isoform X2, with protein MSQAIATTWRVSFLCCRTAWGADVNQKQYRGWATTAAVREGRREVVEALLRAGASQPACEEAVVEAALQGRPRLAELLMSSDLVHPPAAAHALASAAARGFVDVVDALIKCGVDPNATDRMLLRSLKPALHTNVDCTALVAAIVSRQIAVVRLLLQASVRKDVKVSLGAWSWDMATGEEFRVGAGLAEPYNVAWCAVEYYESTGTILRMLLQHHPVNALHLGRTLLHHAILCANPRTVQTLLAAGADCEFPVKTVRKNEFRPIHMVARLGQPAILQLLIDKGCELNARTESGDTALMISARYKREDCIRILVSAGADLGLVNFSGAFAALVAASNRWSVGFQRAVLGAIRGGTIPKSSDRSVFSPLMFAACSGDVGALEVLLMQPEVDIDEQDEAGFSPVMVAAKEGHVDAFRFLVFAGADVELSNKLGETAISLSQLNKDRDLFEQVMLEFALEKGAAGGFYALHCAARRGDLAAVRLLTNKGCDVNIMNEEGYTPLMLAAKEGHGEICEHLILSGAKCDIKNHRGETALSLARTNSKAFTSEAERVIMDELSRVLVLRGGRVRKHTKCGRGSPHDKMLRMVGAAGVLRWGKSSCRNVVCREAEIGGSSAFQWNRKGKGDAYDPGLFRVVTTKGREVHFVCDGGEEVAELWVRGIRLVTKAAFGN; from the exons tgggcgacgacggcggcggtgcGGGAAGGGAGGAGGGAGGTGGTGGAGGCGCTGCTGCGGGCGGGGGCGTCGCAGCCGGCGTGCGAGGAGGCCGTGGTGGAGGCCGCCCTGCAGGGCCGCCCCCGCCTCGCCGAGCTCCTCATGTCCTCCGACCTCGTCCATCCCCCCGCCGCGGCCCACGccctcgcctccgccgccgcccgcggATTCGTGGACGTGGTGGACGCCCTCATCAAG TGTGGAGTTGATCCCAATGCTACAGACCGCATGCTGCTCCGCTCATTGAAGCCAGCGCTGCACACCAACGTCGACTGCACGGCCCTTGTCGCCGCCATCGTCAGCCGGCAGATCGCTGTTGTTCGACTGCTATTGCAG GCCAGCGTAAGAAAAGACGTCAAAGTCAGCCTCGGTGCATGGTCATGGGACATGGCGACTGGCGAGGAGTTCCGCGTGGGTGCCGGGCTCGCCGAACCCTACAACGTTGCGTGGTGCGCCGTGGAATACTACGAGTCCACTGGCACGATACTTCGAATGCTGCTACAGCACCATCCTGTCAATGCTCTACACTTGGGCCGGACGCTCCTCCACCATGCCATCCTCTGTGCTAACCCGCGCACAGTCCAGACCCTGCTGGCTGCAGGAGCTGATTGCGAATTCCCAGTTAAAACCGTCCGGAAGAACGAGTTCCGCCCGATCCATATGGTAGCTCGCCTTGGACAACCTGCCATCTTGCAACTATTGATTGATAAGGGATGCGAGCTCAATGCGAGAACTGAATCTGGAGACACCGCATTGATGATATCCGCACGGTACAAGCGTGAGGATTGTATAAGAATTCTTGTCTCCGCCGGTGCCGATCTCGGTCTTGTGAACTTTTCCGGTGCCTTTGCGGCTTTGGTTGCTGCTTCTAACCGATGGAGTGTTGGCTTCCAGCGAGCAGTTCTTGGCGCAATTCGTGGAGGGACAATCCCTAAATCGTCTGATCGGTCTGTTTTCTCTCCCCTGATGTTTGCGGCCTGCAGTGGTGATGTGGGAGCACTGGAAGTGCTTTTGATGCAGCCGGAAGTGGACATTGACGAGCAAGACGAAGCTGGGTTCTCGCCTGTCATGGTCGCAGCCAAGGAAGGCCATGTAGATGCCTTCCGCTTCCTTGTGTTCGCGGGTGCGGACGTGGAGCTAAGTAATAAATTAGGGGAAACCGCTATCTCGCTTTCCCAATTGAACAAGGATCGGGATCTTTTTGAGCAGGTGATGCTCGAATTCGCGCTCGAGAAGGGGGCGGCTGGAGGGTTCTACGCTCTTCACTGCGCTGCTCGGCGTGGAGACCTGGCTGCTGTCCGTCTCTTGACGAATAAGGGCTGCGACGTTAACATAATGAACGAAGAAGGATATACGCCGCTGATGTTGGCAGCAAAGGAAGGCCATGGAGAAATATGTGAGCACTTGATCCTATCCGGCGCAAAGTGCGATATCAAGAATCATCGGGGTGAGACGGCCCTTTCTCTTGCGAGGACAAACTCTAAGGCATTCACAAGCGAAGCGGAGCGCGTGATAATGGACGAGCTTTCGAGGGTCTTGGTTTTGCGAGGCGGGAGAGTGAGGAAGCACACGAAGTGCGGGAGGGGATCGCCGCACGATAAGATGTTGAGGATGGTGGGGGCAGCCGGCGTGCTGCGGTGGGGGAAGTCGAGCTGTCGGAATGTGGTGTGCCGAGAGGCGGAGATTGGGGGTAGCTCAGCTTTCCAATGGAACAGGAAGGGGAAGGGGGATGCTTATGATCCCGGGCTTTTTAGGGTGGTGACCACGAAGGGGAGGGAGGTGCATTTCGTGTGCGACGGCGGGGAGGAGGTGGCGGAGCTCTGGGTTAGAGGGATTAGGCTTGTAACAAAAGCAGCATTTGGTAACTAG
- the LOC109722660 gene encoding ankyrin-3 isoform X3: MSSDLVHPPAAAHALASAAARGFVDVVDALIKCGVDPNATDRMLLRSLKPALHTNVDCTALVAAIVSRQIAVVRLLLQASVRKDVKVSLGAWSWDMATGEEFRVGAGLAEPYNVAWCAVEYYESTGTILRMLLQHHPVNALHLGRTLLHHAILCANPRTVQTLLAAGADCEFPVKTVRKNEFRPIHMVARLGQPAILQLLIDKGCELNARTESGDTALMISARYKREDCIRILVSAGADLGLVNFSGAFAALVAASNRWSVGFQRAVLGAIRGGTIPKSSDRSVFSPLMFAACSGDVGALEVLLMQPEVDIDEQDEAGFSPVMVAAKEGHVDAFRFLVFAGADVELSNKLGETAISLSQLNKDRDLFEQVMLEFALEKGAAGGFYALHCAARRGDLAAVRLLTNKGCDVNIMNEEGYTPLMLAAKEGHGEICEHLILSGAKCDIKNHRGETALSLARTNSKAFTSEAERVIMDELSRVLVLRGGRVRKHTKCGRGSPHDKMLRMVGAAGVLRWGKSSCRNVVCREAEIGGSSAFQWNRKGKGDAYDPGLFRVVTTKGREVHFVCDGGEEVAELWVRGIRLVTKAAFGN; the protein is encoded by the exons ATGTCCTCCGACCTCGTCCATCCCCCCGCCGCGGCCCACGccctcgcctccgccgccgcccgcggATTCGTGGACGTGGTGGACGCCCTCATCAAG TGTGGAGTTGATCCCAATGCTACAGACCGCATGCTGCTCCGCTCATTGAAGCCAGCGCTGCACACCAACGTCGACTGCACGGCCCTTGTCGCCGCCATCGTCAGCCGGCAGATCGCTGTTGTTCGACTGCTATTGCAG GCCAGCGTAAGAAAAGACGTCAAAGTCAGCCTCGGTGCATGGTCATGGGACATGGCGACTGGCGAGGAGTTCCGCGTGGGTGCCGGGCTCGCCGAACCCTACAACGTTGCGTGGTGCGCCGTGGAATACTACGAGTCCACTGGCACGATACTTCGAATGCTGCTACAGCACCATCCTGTCAATGCTCTACACTTGGGCCGGACGCTCCTCCACCATGCCATCCTCTGTGCTAACCCGCGCACAGTCCAGACCCTGCTGGCTGCAGGAGCTGATTGCGAATTCCCAGTTAAAACCGTCCGGAAGAACGAGTTCCGCCCGATCCATATGGTAGCTCGCCTTGGACAACCTGCCATCTTGCAACTATTGATTGATAAGGGATGCGAGCTCAATGCGAGAACTGAATCTGGAGACACCGCATTGATGATATCCGCACGGTACAAGCGTGAGGATTGTATAAGAATTCTTGTCTCCGCCGGTGCCGATCTCGGTCTTGTGAACTTTTCCGGTGCCTTTGCGGCTTTGGTTGCTGCTTCTAACCGATGGAGTGTTGGCTTCCAGCGAGCAGTTCTTGGCGCAATTCGTGGAGGGACAATCCCTAAATCGTCTGATCGGTCTGTTTTCTCTCCCCTGATGTTTGCGGCCTGCAGTGGTGATGTGGGAGCACTGGAAGTGCTTTTGATGCAGCCGGAAGTGGACATTGACGAGCAAGACGAAGCTGGGTTCTCGCCTGTCATGGTCGCAGCCAAGGAAGGCCATGTAGATGCCTTCCGCTTCCTTGTGTTCGCGGGTGCGGACGTGGAGCTAAGTAATAAATTAGGGGAAACCGCTATCTCGCTTTCCCAATTGAACAAGGATCGGGATCTTTTTGAGCAGGTGATGCTCGAATTCGCGCTCGAGAAGGGGGCGGCTGGAGGGTTCTACGCTCTTCACTGCGCTGCTCGGCGTGGAGACCTGGCTGCTGTCCGTCTCTTGACGAATAAGGGCTGCGACGTTAACATAATGAACGAAGAAGGATATACGCCGCTGATGTTGGCAGCAAAGGAAGGCCATGGAGAAATATGTGAGCACTTGATCCTATCCGGCGCAAAGTGCGATATCAAGAATCATCGGGGTGAGACGGCCCTTTCTCTTGCGAGGACAAACTCTAAGGCATTCACAAGCGAAGCGGAGCGCGTGATAATGGACGAGCTTTCGAGGGTCTTGGTTTTGCGAGGCGGGAGAGTGAGGAAGCACACGAAGTGCGGGAGGGGATCGCCGCACGATAAGATGTTGAGGATGGTGGGGGCAGCCGGCGTGCTGCGGTGGGGGAAGTCGAGCTGTCGGAATGTGGTGTGCCGAGAGGCGGAGATTGGGGGTAGCTCAGCTTTCCAATGGAACAGGAAGGGGAAGGGGGATGCTTATGATCCCGGGCTTTTTAGGGTGGTGACCACGAAGGGGAGGGAGGTGCATTTCGTGTGCGACGGCGGGGAGGAGGTGGCGGAGCTCTGGGTTAGAGGGATTAGGCTTGTAACAAAAGCAGCATTTGGTAACTAG